A region of the Candidatus Baltobacteraceae bacterium genome:
CGCGGATGGGCGACGCGTTCGAGCTCGTCGCGCGGGCGCAAGGCAACGGCTCGCCGCCGATCGTGCTGTTCACATACCTAAACCCGGTGCTGCAATACGGCCTCGAGCGCTTTGCCGCCGACGCGCGGCGCACCGGTGCCGCCGGCGCAATCGTTCCCGATGCGGCGTTGGAGGAGACCGGCGAGCTGCGCGCGGTTTTCGCGCGGCACGAGCTCGCGATGCCTTTGCTCGTCGCGCCTTCGACGTCACCTCAACGCGCGGCCCGCATCGCGGAGGCCTCCACCGGATTCGTTTACGTCGTGTCGCGGCTTGGCGTTACCGGTGCGAATCAGCAACGCAGTTTTGCGCCGGTGCGCGAGCAAATCGCAATGCTGCGCCGGTTGACCGGCAAACCGTTGGCGGTCGGCTTTGGCGTGAGCACCGCGAATCAGGTTCGCGAGATCGCCGCGATCGCCGACGGCGTCATCGTAGGAAGCGCCCTTATCGATGCGTACGCTTCGACGGGGGAGCGTGCCCAAAGCGCGGCGGAGGACGTGGCAGCGCTCGCTCGAACGCTCGTGGCGGCTACAGGAAGGACAGCTGCCGTTGATACCACGCGGTGACTTTTTACGTCTCGCGACGCTCGGCGCGTTAGGCACGAGCAACGGGCTCGCGAGTCCGCCGGCGTCGCCGGTACCGTCGGCGAGCCCCGACCCGTGGGACACGTGCGACGATACGGGTGCGCTACCGTGGGACCGGCCGTTGGGAATCAAGATGCGCGTGCTCGACGGTCCGGACTTCGATCTGACCAAGTATCGCGGCAAGGCCGTGATGATCAATGTCTTCGCAACCTGGTGCGGACCGTGCAACGCCGAAATGCCTCACATCGTGGAAGCGGCAAGCGACTTTGCGGCGCGCGGTTTTGAGGTGATCGGTATCGACGACCGGGAGCCCGACGACACGGTACGCGCGTTTCGCAAGAAGTTCGATATCGCATTTCCGATCGCCATGGATCCCAACGGCTTCCTCGTGCATTCGCTCGAGGAAGGCAATCAACGTGTCAGCGGGGCGCTGCCGTACACGTTCTTTATCGCGCCCAACGGATATCTGTACTGCATGCGACGCGGCCGCATGGGGCGCGACGAGCTGCGCTACCGCGTCACCCATTTTCTCGACGCGATTGCGGCGGCTGCTTCGGCACCGTCACCCTCACCAACACCCGTGCGGTAGCAATCTAGCGGCTGCCACGGTTCGTCCCATCGAAGGACGAACGCACCTCCATTCCGTCTTACTGAAACTGGAGGTGTTTTTTGGCAACGCATCGATCGGCCGCCGCGTTAGCGCTATTCGCACTTACCGCCATCGGGTTGAACGCGTGCACCGGCACGGGAACGAGCTCGAGCGCCGGTACGAGCGCCCTGCCGCACGCAGCGGCATCGGCCAGCGCCGTCACGGCCGCAGGAAAAAAGATTCTCGCGCGCGGCGTCACCAACGGCATGGCTCGCCTTGCGAAGACGCACGAGCTGCGTGCGCTCTCGCGCCGGCACAAGGGCCCCAACGATTACACGCAGCCGTCGAATACGACGACTGCCGATGCGCCGGTACCGCGCCCCAACGAGACGCCGTGCACGGTAACGCTATTCTCGAACTTACAGTTCACGAACTTCACGTATCCGACGTTTTCCTACGCGCCGCCGTCGGCATGTCCGGGTCCGTGGGCGAAGGTGGTGTTCGAAGGCGACTTCAGCGTTAACGCCGGACGGCAGTTCGACCGCACCGGCTCGATCTGGATCGCCGGAACCAACGTCTACTTCGGCACCACTGCCGAACCGTCGGCCAACCGCGGTCCGTCGTGGCACGTCGAGCGCGATGTTACCGACTTAAGCTCGATGCTGCGGGCGCCGTCGACGGGCGAGGTCGTGCTCGGCAATATCGTCGACAGTACATACACGGGCGTGATCACGGCGAGCGGCAAGCTGCAGTTCTACCCGGCCGGCGCGAGCAATCCGGCACCGGCCGTCGCCGACGACGTGTATCCGCTTTCGGGCGGCCCGCTCGGCGACAACCAATACATCACGTCGCAGAATCAGCCGCTGACGGGAACCTTCACCTTACCGCGCAACGTCGAGGCGGCGTATTTAGACGTGTATCTGCAGTCGCAAATCGGTGACGAGTTCTGGTACACGTGCTTTCCGGACGACTTGGCGTCGACGATTCCCAACTGCGGCAACACCGCCTTCCGCGAGGGCGACGTCGCGGTCGACGGGCGCCCGGCCGGCGTCGTGCCCGTCTATCCGTGGATCTACACCGGCGGTATCGACCCGTATCTGTGGCGGCCGATTCCGGGTGTCGAGACGCTCGAGTTCAAACCGTATCGCGTGAACCTCACGCCGTTTGCGGCGCTGCTCGACGACGGTAATCCGCACACGATCACGGTGAACGTCTTCAACAACGGAAACTACTTCGCGGCCAACGGAACGCTGCTGGTATATCTCGATCATGGAGCGTCCCAGGTGACCGGAGCGCTGGTCAGCGATGCGACCTCGCTCTATCCGTCCCCCACGGTGCACGAGAGCGTGTCGCCGAACGCTAAGGGGGTCTATAGCGGGACCGTTTCGGTCACGTCGTCGCACCCGGTCGCGATCGACGGCTACGTCGACACGTCGCACGGCCGCGTAGAGACGAAGGTGCAGCAGCAGATTTCGTTTAGCAACCTTCAGGTGATCAAGGCGACCACCGACGAGAGCCTCTTCGATCAGAAGATCAACCAAGGGACGACGATCGACTCCGTCACGACGACGTCGGGAGGAGGACTCGGGCAAAGGGTTTCCGAGCATAAGAGCTGGCCGCTGGCGCTGACGTACGACTTCGTTACCAATGCCGACGGCAGCTTGACGCAGTTCGTGACGCTGTCACAGGCAAAACACGAACGCGCGAACGGATCTTCGTCAACCGCGTATCTCGACGACGAAGTGAACTCCACGGACACGCTGAACTTCCCGGCGAGCGGCGGTGACTTTCCGTCGAACGGGTCGAGCACGCAAACGTACTCGGCCGGTGACAGCGGCGGATACTGCTACAGTAAGACGGTCGCCTCGAAGAACTACGTGATCACCACCAATAGCGGCGGCGTCTGCGGCCACGAGACGATTCGGCGCCGTTAGAGCAGAAAGAAGAGCGCGACGCCAACGACGGCGCCGATCGCTGCGATGACTTTGGGAGCGTCTTTGCGACCCAGCGAAGCCGCTCCCAATAGCCCCAGTCCGATCCCGACGACCCCGCTGCCCGGATAGACGTTGAGATAGAGCTGTTGGGCAAATGATGCCGGGCGAGTCGACGGTCCGACGTATGCGTGCGACAGCGCCGTCGCAATCAGCACGCCGAAGAACGCGACCGCAAAAATTTGCACCGGGGAACCCGGACGCGACAGCGCGAGCGTGAGCAGCACGATAACGGCCGCGGCGATAAGCACGTGGCCGATTTGTAACGGCTCACCGGCGAGTCCGACGCCCAGGAAGAACGCGGCGATGCCGACTGCGCGGACTTGCGTGAGCTTAGACAACTGCGGGGGTCGTTCCGAGTCCGAAGCGCTTGTCGGCGTCGTCGGCGATGAAGCGTCCGATCGCAAGCGACGACGTCGCGGCGGGTGACGGCGCGTTGCGCACGTGCACGACGCCTTCGTCGCCGTCGAAGACGAAGTCGTCGACCAGCGAGCCGTCGCTCATCATCGCTTGCGCGCGAACGCCGGACGGGCCCGCAAGCGTGTCGGCGACGGTCAGCTCGGGAATGTATCGCTGCAGCGCGCGCACGTAGGCGCCGCGCACGACGTCGCGATACATCTCGCCCATTCCGGTCGAGAGATACTTGCCGGCGAGTTTAATGAAGCCCGAATACGTCAGCGTCTCGAAGAGATCGCCCATATCGATCGTCGTAAAGCTGTAGCCTTCGCGTGCGAACGCGAGCACGGCGTTGGGACCCAGCCAGATGTCGCCGTTCATGCGCGGCGTAAAGTGGACGCCGAGAAACGGGAAGCTGGGATCGGGCACGGGGTAGATGTTACCCTTGACGAGATAGCGCTTCTCCGGCTTGAGAATCAAATAGTCGCCGCGGAACGGAACGATCTTCGGGTCGCCTTGCCCACCGGTCATCTTCGCCAAGCGGTCGGAATGCAGACCGCCGCACGTGATGACATACTTGGCTTCGACGTCGCCTTTAGCGCTGCGAACGACCGATGTGGGCGACTTTCGGTCGATTCCGGTGACCTCGTGGCCGGTCTCGATGGTGCCGCCGGCCTCGCGAACGTCGTCGGCATAGCTGCGCGCGACCACGCCGTAATCGACGATGCCGGTGACCGGCGAGTTGATCGCTTTGATGCCGCGGCAATGCGGCTCGCGTTCCAGGATTGCGGCCGCGTCGATGAGCTCGAGATTGTCGATGCCGTTGGCTAGACCGCGCTGGTAGAGGTCGTCGAGGAGCGGAAGTTCGCGTTCCTCGGTCGCGACGATGAGCTTGCCGACGTTCTTATACGGAATCCGTTTGGCGTCGCAGTACTCCCACAAGGCCTTGCGGCCTTCGACGCAGAGCTTCGCCTTGAGCGACCCGGGCTTATAGTAGATGCCGGAGTGGATGACGCCGCTATTGTGACCGGTCTGCTGCGAGGCCAGTGTGTCGTCTTTCTCTAGGATAGCCAGCTTGAGGTGGGGATGGCGCGCGAGGAGCTCCCGGCCGGTCGCCAGCCCGACGATTCCGCCGCCGACGATCGCGATGTCGTACGTCATACGGCGTGATTCTCCCATCGGTGCGACGGGCCCGCTAGGCCTTAGGTCGGCCGCCTCGTATACTGATTAGGCTATGACGACCACCCTCGAGCGCGTTGCGCCCTTCAAGAACGAAATCGTAAAGAACTTCCAGGATCCGGCGGACGCCGCGGCCATGCAGGCGGCCCTGACCGAGGTCCGCGAGACCTTCGGTACCCACTATCCGCTCGTGATCGACGGCAAGAAGATCGAGACCGAGAAGAAGATCCAGTCTCTCAATCCCGCCGATCCATCGCAAGTCGTCGGACTAACGAGCTCGGCTTCCAAAGAGCAGGCCAACGCCGCGGTCGAAGCGGCCGCACGCGCGTTCGAATCGTGGAAGCGCCTCACGCTTGCGCAGCGAGCCGAGTATATCTTCAAGGCCGCCGCACTGCTCAAGGAGCGGCGCTTCAAGTACGACGCTCTCCTCACGCTCGAGGTCGGCAAGAGCTGGCCCGAAGCCGACGGCGACATCGCCGAGGCGATCGATTTTCTCGAGTTCTACGCGCGCGAAGCGCTGCGTTACGGCGAACCGCATCCGATCGTGCCGATCGACGGCGAGCGCAACGAGATGATTTACATTCCGCTCGGCGTCGGAGCCGTGATTCCGCCGTGGAACTTCGCCGGCGCGATTATGATGGGCATGACGGCGGCAGCGATCGTTACGGGCAACACCGTCGTTTTGAAGCCTTCGAGCGATTCGGCCATCATTGCGGCCTGGTTCGTCGATCTGCTGGCAGAGGCCGGTGTGCCCGACGGGGTCGTCAACTTCGTTCCCGGATCGGGCAGCGTCATCGGCGACTTGATCGTCTCGCACCCGCACATTCGCTTCATCTCGTTCACGGGATCGAAGGAAGTCGGCTTGCACATCAACGAGCTCGCGGCCAAACCGCAGCCGGGACAGAAGTGGATCAAGCGCGTGGTCGCCGAGATGGGTGGTAAGGACTCGATCGTCGTCGCAGCCGACGCCGATGTCGACGCGGCGGTCGAAGGCGTGGCCGTCTCCGCGTTCGGATTCCAAGGTCAGAAGTGCTCCGCGTGTTCGCGCGCGATCGTCGACGCGCAGATCTACGACGAGTTCGTCGAGAAGCTCAAACATCGCGTCGCGAAAATCACCGTCGGCGACCCGAGCGATCCGAAGAACTACATGGGTCCGGTCGTCAACGAAGGCGCGCTCAAGTCGATCTCGGCCTACATCGAGAAGGGCGCCAAGGAAGGCCGGCTCATTTCCGGCGGCAAGCGCGTCGGCAGCACGGGGTTCTTCCTCGAGCCGACCGTCATTGCCGACGTCGCACCCG
Encoded here:
- the pruA gene encoding L-glutamate gamma-semialdehyde dehydrogenase codes for the protein MTTTLERVAPFKNEIVKNFQDPADAAAMQAALTEVRETFGTHYPLVIDGKKIETEKKIQSLNPADPSQVVGLTSSASKEQANAAVEAAARAFESWKRLTLAQRAEYIFKAAALLKERRFKYDALLTLEVGKSWPEADGDIAEAIDFLEFYAREALRYGEPHPIVPIDGERNEMIYIPLGVGAVIPPWNFAGAIMMGMTAAAIVTGNTVVLKPSSDSAIIAAWFVDLLAEAGVPDGVVNFVPGSGSVIGDLIVSHPHIRFISFTGSKEVGLHINELAAKPQPGQKWIKRVVAEMGGKDSIVVAADADVDAAVEGVAVSAFGFQGQKCSACSRAIVDAQIYDEFVEKLKHRVAKITVGDPSDPKNYMGPVVNEGALKSISAYIEKGAKEGRLISGGKRVGSTGFFLEPTVIADVAPDATIAQEEIFGPVLAIIKAKDFDDAMQIANNTEFGLTGSLYSKDEKKIERAREEFFVGNLYFNRKSTGAMVGAHPFGGFNMSGTDSKAGGRDYLLLFMQAKTISRKV
- the lhgO gene encoding L-2-hydroxyglutarate oxidase, translating into MTYDIAIVGGGIVGLATGRELLARHPHLKLAILEKDDTLASQQTGHNSGVIHSGIYYKPGSLKAKLCVEGRKALWEYCDAKRIPYKNVGKLIVATEERELPLLDDLYQRGLANGIDNLELIDAAAILEREPHCRGIKAINSPVTGIVDYGVVARSYADDVREAGGTIETGHEVTGIDRKSPTSVVRSAKGDVEAKYVITCGGLHSDRLAKMTGGQGDPKIVPFRGDYLILKPEKRYLVKGNIYPVPDPSFPFLGVHFTPRMNGDIWLGPNAVLAFAREGYSFTTIDMGDLFETLTYSGFIKLAGKYLSTGMGEMYRDVVRGAYVRALQRYIPELTVADTLAGPSGVRAQAMMSDGSLVDDFVFDGDEGVVHVRNAPSPAATSSLAIGRFIADDADKRFGLGTTPAVV
- a CDS encoding peptide-N4-asparagine amidase — protein: MATHRSAAALALFALTAIGLNACTGTGTSSSAGTSALPHAAASASAVTAAGKKILARGVTNGMARLAKTHELRALSRRHKGPNDYTQPSNTTTADAPVPRPNETPCTVTLFSNLQFTNFTYPTFSYAPPSACPGPWAKVVFEGDFSVNAGRQFDRTGSIWIAGTNVYFGTTAEPSANRGPSWHVERDVTDLSSMLRAPSTGEVVLGNIVDSTYTGVITASGKLQFYPAGASNPAPAVADDVYPLSGGPLGDNQYITSQNQPLTGTFTLPRNVEAAYLDVYLQSQIGDEFWYTCFPDDLASTIPNCGNTAFREGDVAVDGRPAGVVPVYPWIYTGGIDPYLWRPIPGVETLEFKPYRVNLTPFAALLDDGNPHTITVNVFNNGNYFAANGTLLVYLDHGASQVTGALVSDATSLYPSPTVHESVSPNAKGVYSGTVSVTSSHPVAIDGYVDTSHGRVETKVQQQISFSNLQVIKATTDESLFDQKINQGTTIDSVTTTSGGGLGQRVSEHKSWPLALTYDFVTNADGSLTQFVTLSQAKHERANGSSSTAYLDDEVNSTDTLNFPASGGDFPSNGSSTQTYSAGDSGGYCYSKTVASKNYVITTNSGGVCGHETIRRR
- the trpA gene encoding tryptophan synthase subunit alpha, with translation MFDAVFTRGSAAFIPYVMAGDPDLETTSLILDALRDAGAALIELGIPYGDPLADGPTIAAAGQRALARGTRMGDAFELVARAQGNGSPPIVLFTYLNPVLQYGLERFAADARRTGAAGAIVPDAALEETGELRAVFARHELAMPLLVAPSTSPQRAARIAEASTGFVYVVSRLGVTGANQQRSFAPVREQIAMLRRLTGKPLAVGFGVSTANQVREIAAIADGVIVGSALIDAYASTGERAQSAAEDVAALARTLVAATGRTAAVDTTR
- a CDS encoding TlpA disulfide reductase family protein, whose protein sequence is MIPRGDFLRLATLGALGTSNGLASPPASPVPSASPDPWDTCDDTGALPWDRPLGIKMRVLDGPDFDLTKYRGKAVMINVFATWCGPCNAEMPHIVEAASDFAARGFEVIGIDDREPDDTVRAFRKKFDIAFPIAMDPNGFLVHSLEEGNQRVSGALPYTFFIAPNGYLYCMRRGRMGRDELRYRVTHFLDAIAAAASAPSPSPTPVR